From a region of the Butyrivibrio sp. AE3004 genome:
- a CDS encoding plasmid mobilization protein: MREYVDSICIKFKPGTRDIIKRRMAEAGITNMSAYIRKMALNGYVIRLDLSDMKEIVKLLQINSNTLNQYAKKANATGCIYLQDIQDIHEDQQELLQMLKNILHKLNMILANPGSC; the protein is encoded by the coding sequence ATGCGAGAATATGTAGACAGCATCTGTATTAAGTTTAAGCCCGGAACACGGGACATAATTAAAAGGAGAATGGCGGAAGCAGGAATTACTAACATGTCTGCCTATATTCGGAAAATGGCTCTTAACGGTTATGTGATCCGATTGGATTTGAGTGATATGAAGGAAATCGTAAAACTACTTCAGATCAATTCCAATACCCTTAACCAGTATGCTAAGAAAGCAAATGCAACCGGATGCATTTACCTTCAGGATATTCAGGACATCCATGAAGACCAGCAGGAATTGTTGCAGATGCTCAAAAATATTCTGCACAAGTTAAATATGATTCTTGCTAACCCTGGCAGTTGTTAA
- a CDS encoding replication initiator protein A: protein MTNKKFEELCNDTRMFYRLPKQLFLDPAYAEISNDAKLLYMILLDRRCLSESNGSDWRDEQGCVFIYSTIEEMMNLMNCGNKKINELLKELEGCDLVLRRHRGLGKPNRIYVYDLLRADNSNWKPRAFSLVKGGELYA, encoded by the coding sequence ATGACAAATAAAAAATTTGAGGAATTATGCAATGACACGAGGATGTTTTATCGATTACCCAAGCAATTATTTTTGGATCCTGCATATGCAGAAATATCAAATGATGCAAAGTTGCTCTATATGATTCTGCTGGATCGAAGGTGTCTTTCGGAGTCGAATGGAAGCGACTGGCGCGATGAACAAGGATGTGTGTTTATCTATTCTACCATCGAAGAAATGATGAACCTTATGAATTGCGGTAACAAAAAGATCAATGAGCTTTTGAAAGAACTTGAAGGATGCGATCTTGTGCTCAGGAGACACAGAGGGCTCGGCAAGCCAAACAGAATATATGTATACGATCTGCTTCGGGCTGATAATTCCAATTGGAAGCCCAGAGCATTTTCATTAGTGAAAGGTGGTGAGCTTTATGCATAA
- a CDS encoding zinc dependent phospholipase C family protein, with protein sequence MASWVTHLWVADEVLKRFPKLDKHGFCVGNIGPDCNLLNEEGTDFVPSRQITHWMNSSRKTASDCKGFYDKYIMARKNVIKSNEELSFLLGYYSHLITDAEMQRIMRDPVRIAASWKRIKAIPELAEKTKGSQEDWDSIKRLFPKDDRMKDLYYLEWEYLNSHPDSGWYTEIKGLEKFPDYIDYLPKGSIPKKIKMMYYKPLCEKSMYPFVAFSREEYMEVIENSINLVSEAIQNEARICDGNFATISNYPD encoded by the coding sequence ATGGCTTCTTGGGTTACGCATTTATGGGTCGCAGATGAAGTGTTAAAGCGCTTTCCCAAATTAGATAAACATGGTTTTTGTGTGGGTAATATTGGCCCGGATTGTAATTTGCTTAATGAAGAAGGAACTGATTTTGTTCCATCAAGACAAATAACACATTGGATGAATTCCAGTCGTAAGACAGCAAGCGACTGTAAGGGATTCTATGATAAATATATCATGGCGAGAAAAAACGTTATTAAATCTAATGAAGAACTTTCTTTTCTTCTTGGATATTACTCTCATCTTATTACTGACGCTGAGATGCAAAGAATCATGCGTGATCCTGTGAGAATTGCAGCTTCATGGAAAAGAATTAAGGCTATCCCTGAACTTGCAGAGAAAACCAAAGGCTCCCAAGAGGATTGGGATTCGATCAAGCGGCTTTTTCCCAAGGATGATCGTATGAAGGACTTATATTATCTTGAATGGGAATATTTAAATTCACATCCGGATTCTGGTTGGTATACAGAAATAAAAGGACTTGAAAAATTTCCTGATTATATAGATTATCTTCCAAAGGGATCAATACCAAAGAAAATCAAAATGATGTATTACAAGCCTTTATGTGAAAAATCGATGTACCCGTTTGTTGCATTCTCGAGAGAGGAATATATGGAGGTTATTGAGAATTCGATAAATTTGGTTTCTGAAGCTATTCAAAATGAGGCTCGAATTTGTGACGGTAATTTCGCAACTATCTCGAACTATCCCGATTGA
- a CDS encoding TOTE conflict system archaeo-eukaryotic primase domain-containing protein, protein MKGIIMRPTEHDLNSLRNIIRNLQDENSNLKKLLDENNISYSADNVIDTVDISDEYDDDQAGRIIHTTPDLDMAKEFYSYFWGRTDVYAVRGKVGGYFPRCKAWWNNPSCPKKADKKKFCDEDCRYKEWDELVPWKILNHLKGQRDDCTDVIGVYPLFPNNTCRFLVFDFDNHEKDAYKNDDANTDDLWKSEVDALRHICKLANIDALTERSRSGKGAHIWIFFKTAIPAALARSFGFALLDRGASYINLPSFKYYDRMYPSQDVLSKLGNLVALPLQGRALLRGNSAFIDESWNAYPDQWEKLRSMKKISLEEISSYLQEWNKEQMSLIPVTKYAKDNGQIRPWKKDERFFAQNVIGGELHIVLDDGTYVDALNLLPPIQNQIKGMATIDNPEFAKNKRIGHSNYYNLSTISMWKETEGYIKVPIGLLEKIISKCNEANISVDINDKRSYGRPIRVDFRGELREQQQLASMQLEKYENGILCAPPAFGKTVLAAYLIAKRKVNTLILLENTDKQNES, encoded by the coding sequence TTGAAAGGAATAATTATGCGTCCGACAGAACATGACCTTAATTCTTTGAGAAATATAATAAGAAATCTTCAGGATGAAAATTCAAATCTCAAAAAGCTATTAGATGAAAATAACATTTCCTACAGTGCAGATAATGTAATCGATACTGTCGACATTTCCGATGAATACGATGATGATCAGGCAGGTAGAATTATTCATACCACACCTGATCTTGATATGGCCAAAGAATTCTATAGCTATTTCTGGGGACGTACAGATGTTTACGCAGTGCGTGGCAAAGTGGGCGGATATTTCCCTCGTTGCAAAGCATGGTGGAATAATCCCTCTTGCCCTAAAAAAGCCGACAAGAAAAAATTCTGTGATGAGGATTGTAGATATAAGGAGTGGGATGAACTGGTTCCATGGAAGATTCTTAATCATCTAAAAGGTCAGAGAGATGATTGTACGGATGTTATAGGTGTATATCCTTTATTTCCAAATAACACATGCCGTTTTCTGGTCTTTGACTTCGATAATCATGAAAAGGACGCTTATAAAAACGACGATGCTAATACAGACGATTTATGGAAAAGCGAAGTCGATGCGCTTCGTCATATTTGCAAGCTTGCCAATATTGATGCACTAACTGAAAGATCACGCTCTGGAAAAGGTGCTCATATATGGATATTCTTTAAAACTGCAATTCCAGCAGCTTTAGCGCGTAGCTTTGGATTTGCCCTATTAGATAGAGGTGCTTCTTATATCAATCTCCCCTCTTTTAAGTACTATGACCGTATGTATCCTTCCCAGGATGTTTTGAGTAAACTAGGAAATCTTGTCGCACTACCTCTTCAGGGTCGTGCGTTACTCAGAGGTAATAGCGCATTTATTGATGAATCTTGGAATGCATATCCCGATCAGTGGGAAAAGCTAAGATCCATGAAGAAAATTTCATTAGAAGAAATCTCTTCTTATTTACAAGAGTGGAACAAGGAGCAGATGTCCCTTATACCTGTAACTAAATATGCTAAAGATAATGGGCAAATACGTCCTTGGAAAAAGGATGAACGTTTCTTTGCCCAAAATGTTATAGGAGGTGAATTACACATAGTATTAGATGATGGTACTTATGTGGATGCACTTAATCTGTTGCCTCCCATCCAAAATCAGATTAAAGGTATGGCAACAATAGATAATCCTGAATTTGCCAAGAATAAGCGTATAGGGCATTCAAATTACTACAATTTAAGTACTATATCCATGTGGAAAGAAACTGAAGGATATATAAAAGTGCCCATTGGATTGTTAGAAAAAATCATATCAAAATGCAATGAAGCAAATATCTCAGTTGACATAAATGATAAGCGTTCCTACGGAAGACCCATCAGAGTAGATTTTAGAGGTGAACTTAGGGAGCAGCAACAGTTAGCATCAATGCAACTTGAGAAGTATGAGAATGGCATTTTGTGTGCTCCGCCTGCTTTTGGCAAAACGGTATTGGCTGCCTATCTCATAGCAAAGCGTAAGGTTAATACTCTCATATTGCTTGAAAACACAGATAAGCAGAATGAAAGTTGA
- a CDS encoding PBECR4 domain-containing protein encodes MSGYTIDEARRIAINCASSYKSSLEDKQFIIIYRDKDTNMIKHIEVVFLARNYQHLTGLNMIDEAGKLLDHHSEFFYKKCVEKKLSCDEIVMRMDGTTQLKLEALPAITKFTSITKIVGDSNNNQPYLYVEKVVGGVNLCLGLRMDEKIHEYVPVSALKKDIKTLTNAPSQVLAIFERDYGDNKVYSKIRHVAKGLNLGTIKFPTEISDKISLENYMPKKC; translated from the coding sequence ATGAGCGGATATACCATAGATGAAGCTAGAAGAATTGCTATAAATTGCGCGTCAAGTTATAAATCATCTCTTGAGGATAAGCAGTTTATCATTATCTATAGAGACAAAGATACAAATATGATTAAGCACATAGAAGTTGTTTTTCTCGCAAGAAACTATCAGCATTTAACAGGTCTTAATATGATTGATGAGGCTGGCAAACTTCTTGATCATCATTCAGAATTCTTTTATAAAAAATGTGTTGAGAAAAAGCTTAGCTGTGATGAAATAGTAATGCGAATGGATGGAACCACTCAGCTTAAGCTTGAAGCTCTTCCAGCAATAACCAAATTTACATCTATAACCAAAATAGTTGGTGATAGCAACAATAACCAACCATATCTATACGTAGAAAAAGTGGTAGGTGGTGTAAATTTATGCTTAGGTCTCAGAATGGACGAGAAAATACATGAATATGTACCTGTATCAGCATTAAAAAAAGACATTAAAACATTAACAAATGCTCCGTCCCAAGTACTTGCTATATTTGAACGTGATTATGGAGATAATAAAGTATATTCCAAAATACGACATGTAGCTAAGGGGCTAAATTTAGGTACAATAAAATTCCCCACGGAAATTTCTGATAAAATTTCACTAGAGAATTATATGCCAAAAAAGTGCTGA
- a CDS encoding excisionase encodes MHNNLCEELSKKRRNGITVIYEYTEKPGRVPVMAPLAYGVLFEMKKAVKDASSEKENTSGKSVSIADKYSLSIQEAAEYYGIGEKRLRSLIAEHSNKLFILEIGSHIRIKRRLFEEFLDQAIAV; translated from the coding sequence ATGCATAACAATCTATGTGAAGAATTAAGCAAAAAGCGAAGAAACGGAATAACTGTAATCTATGAGTATACAGAGAAACCAGGAAGGGTTCCTGTGATGGCTCCGTTGGCATATGGAGTCTTGTTCGAAATGAAGAAGGCGGTCAAAGATGCATCATCTGAAAAAGAGAACACTTCTGGCAAATCAGTTTCAATTGCGGACAAGTACTCTCTTTCGATACAGGAGGCTGCTGAATATTACGGCATCGGTGAGAAAAGACTCAGAAGCCTTATTGCAGAGCATAGTAACAAGTTATTCATCCTTGAGATAGGTTCACATATAAGAATCAAAAGACGCCTATTTGAAGAGTTCCTTGATCAGGCTATAGCCGTATAA